From one Phycisphaerae bacterium genomic stretch:
- a CDS encoding SUMF1/EgtB/PvdO family nonheme iron enzyme: MSSDNPQDRPSTASTERATEIQSPEGLGASLDLSLPRHVAQHAAAPKITGYVLAELLGEGAYGQVWRAWQLRTRKEVAVKVFKKRGGLDWIFLQREIERLLRLDRHPHVVTLLDAGLDSDPPFYVIDLLSGGSLQQFVRPDAPAGRTKVIEWARQMCDALGYVHRKGLIHCDLKPANVLVDEQDRVRVVDFGQSRVFTESAASLGTLFYMAPEQARVTKLGQPVQPDVRWDVYALGATLFSILTGRVSHATAVNIASLDNAATLDDRLERYRGMIAAAPVTAGDRELATAAGTELAAVVAKCMAPKPEDRYDAMAEIRSDLDAMDRGRPVSPLAHHRRYRVRKFVQRNPLGVALAVAVVALMTGGLMLRAEREKGDRAAATGILTRFVQDPAQAAREIAQASKRVKAFLADETARYVASPAFTERIKGARAGPWSNPVAFWESVDGGLLFKHGEWLELATMQWPEPATLFAQLKAKAISGSSRQKYTAFCLIGQKGGQEAELAELCVQAVRSESNPGVVSAARWAAARLGRPEPCRTAGDIFVDDLSSLAFVRIPGCESFQRGVPPTEAASPNQAKQSHPGRPVASFYLATTEVTAGAFTAFMSDPAEADRMKALIEASPQLREPLALCTQALQAQIDRAGLEEPAGWLSLDTARSYCAWLNVRGAAAAPRRRYRLPAEDEWEYACRAENPGWFCFGDRENDVPLFANCCGFHTAGFSPPVGQKMPNMFGLFDMHGNLWEWTDSRMPPEAISDPRIAPEQASRLYILRGGAYYSPSLVCSSAQRNYSDASQPSMYWGFRIVMEMVGK; encoded by the coding sequence ATGAGCTCAGACAACCCTCAGGATCGGCCGAGCACGGCATCCACCGAGCGGGCGACGGAAATCCAGTCGCCGGAAGGTCTCGGTGCCTCCCTCGACTTGTCGCTGCCCCGCCATGTGGCCCAACACGCCGCAGCCCCGAAGATCACCGGCTACGTGTTGGCGGAGTTGCTCGGAGAGGGAGCCTACGGCCAGGTCTGGCGGGCCTGGCAGCTTCGCACCCGCAAGGAGGTGGCCGTCAAGGTCTTCAAGAAGCGAGGCGGGCTCGACTGGATCTTCCTGCAGCGGGAGATCGAACGGCTCCTCCGCCTGGACCGGCATCCTCACGTGGTGACTCTGCTCGACGCCGGCCTGGACAGCGATCCGCCATTCTATGTGATCGACCTGTTGAGCGGCGGTTCCCTGCAGCAGTTCGTGCGCCCGGACGCACCCGCCGGCCGCACCAAGGTCATCGAGTGGGCTCGGCAGATGTGTGATGCCCTCGGCTACGTGCACCGCAAGGGCCTGATTCACTGTGATCTGAAGCCAGCCAACGTGCTCGTCGACGAGCAGGACCGGGTGCGCGTCGTCGACTTCGGACAGTCGCGCGTGTTCACCGAATCGGCGGCATCGCTGGGCACGCTTTTCTACATGGCCCCGGAGCAGGCCCGGGTCACCAAACTCGGCCAGCCGGTACAGCCGGACGTTCGCTGGGACGTGTATGCCTTGGGAGCGACGCTCTTCTCCATTCTCACCGGCCGTGTCTCGCACGCCACCGCAGTCAATATCGCGTCTCTTGACAACGCAGCGACCTTGGACGATCGGTTGGAAAGATACCGCGGCATGATCGCGGCCGCCCCGGTCACCGCAGGCGATCGCGAACTCGCAACCGCTGCCGGGACAGAGCTGGCGGCCGTGGTCGCCAAGTGCATGGCCCCAAAGCCGGAAGACCGTTACGACGCAATGGCCGAGATTCGCTCCGATCTCGACGCCATGGATCGCGGCAGGCCGGTGAGTCCGCTGGCCCATCATCGGCGATACCGCGTCCGGAAATTCGTGCAGCGGAATCCTCTCGGCGTGGCTCTGGCAGTGGCCGTCGTGGCACTGATGACCGGCGGGCTGATGCTCCGGGCCGAGCGGGAGAAAGGCGACCGCGCCGCCGCCACCGGTATTCTGACCCGTTTCGTCCAGGATCCCGCCCAGGCGGCCAGAGAGATCGCGCAGGCCTCGAAGCGAGTCAAGGCATTCCTGGCCGATGAGACAGCACGGTATGTGGCTTCACCGGCCTTCACCGAGCGGATCAAGGGGGCACGCGCCGGCCCCTGGTCAAACCCGGTTGCGTTCTGGGAATCCGTTGACGGCGGACTGCTCTTCAAGCACGGCGAGTGGCTCGAATTGGCGACGATGCAATGGCCGGAGCCGGCGACTCTGTTCGCGCAACTCAAAGCCAAGGCAATCTCGGGCAGCAGTCGGCAGAAGTACACCGCATTCTGCCTGATCGGCCAGAAGGGGGGACAAGAAGCCGAGCTGGCGGAGTTGTGCGTCCAAGCCGTTCGCTCGGAGTCGAACCCCGGCGTGGTTTCGGCCGCTCGATGGGCGGCTGCACGGCTTGGCCGTCCCGAGCCGTGCCGTACCGCTGGGGATATCTTCGTGGACGATCTCTCCTCGCTGGCCTTCGTTCGAATTCCCGGCTGCGAGTCGTTCCAACGAGGCGTGCCGCCGACCGAGGCGGCCTCTCCGAACCAGGCGAAGCAGTCGCATCCGGGGCGCCCGGTCGCCTCATTCTACCTGGCGACGACAGAGGTGACGGCAGGTGCGTTTACCGCCTTCATGAGCGATCCTGCCGAAGCCGACCGGATGAAGGCCCTCATCGAGGCATCCCCGCAGCTGCGCGAACCGCTGGCCCTGTGTACCCAGGCCCTTCAGGCCCAGATCGATCGCGCGGGCCTGGAAGAGCCGGCGGGCTGGCTGAGCCTGGATACAGCCCGCAGCTACTGCGCGTGGCTGAACGTCAGAGGCGCGGCGGCCGCTCCGAGGCGACGGTATCGACTGCCTGCCGAGGATGAGTGGGAGTATGCCTGCCGGGCCGAGAACCCGGGCTGGTTCTGCTTCGGCGACCGTGAGAACGATGTGCCGCTGTTCGCCAACTGCTGCGGCTTCCACACCGCGGGATTCTCGCCACCGGTCGGACAGAAGATGCCCAACATGTTCGGGCTGTTCGATATGCATGGCAACCTCTGGGAATGGACCGACAGCCGCATGCCTCCAGAGGCCATCTCGGATCCGCGAAT